The genomic interval AGTTTAAGTATGTGAACATAAACTTGCGTTCTTTTTTTTGCTAACTCGTCATGTCTCAACTCAAGCATTTTTTCTGTTGGACGCCTTTCTCTTTCTGATCGCCTAACTTCTTGCTCAACTCGTAATGATGATTCCAGGAGTCTCGTCTTATTAACTTCCAGATCTACATTAATTTCTGCTAAGCGTTCCTCATAGTTTTGTCTGTCAAAGACATcaatttcagtttttaatttccCCTCTAATTGTGCCTTTTCATCTTCAAGAGCTTGAATTACTTGGTCTAAGACATAACTGTCTGCTCTATTTTGCTCCATGTCTGTAACTTGATTTAAACCACACTATTTTTCAGCTTTAAACACTGATAACAAGCCTTAATACTACGTGGTAATTGCAAAATGTCAATTATTAAACAAGTTACTCACTTCAATCAACTTAGAAAAACATCAAATGCAAATATTTGTTTCAACAATTTGCATACAATTTAAACTAGAATATGTGTTAAGGCAACATCCAATGAGATTAAGCTGAAAAGATACAGTCTGACCTGTAAATCCAAAGGTAGCAACTCTTATTGACAAATTAATTGTCCAACACGTCGCGACACTACCTCCTTGTGGCTATCATTCGTCACTGCAGCAATAATCTTCTTGCGTGTCTCTTCTGCGCGGCAAGGAATGCAGACACGTAAAACGCAATGGAGTTTTAATGCAACGAAATCGCGATGCTCCCTTGAATGGCGACATCTTCACTTTCACCAATGGCCACATTTTCCACCGCGTAGACAATGCTCTTCACATCGAGGGCTGGCAACGATCTTTCCTTTTCCATGATGAACTCTTGCACTCTTCCAAGGGGTTGTGAACACACGTTTTTCACTATAACGGCTCCTGAATGTTTTCTCCGGACCAGAAAAACCACGCTTCAACTGATGCCTTCGATGTCTTCAATATTTATTGTCTTCAGGACAATCACACATATCAAATGGACAAcgtgaaaaactgaaaataaataaaaattacaatcAAATTCGTGTTTAAGTTGTTTTTTCCATGACGTTGTTCGATTACGACCATATCTTATGAAACTGAAATTAATACACATAGTACAttaaattataaacaaacaacaaccaAGCTATAAACAAACATACCGTGTGCTTTCCAATCAGGATTCAGGAGACATTAGGAGACATCTTCTTATCAAACACTCTTTTCAATCTTCAGAACTCTCAATTCGTGTGCGCAACACCTCATGTTTTCCATGTTTAATGCAAATCAAATCACATGACTGGTACGTCCTAGGTTACTCAATTTCTCCTGTAGGTGTCACTATTGCCAAACTATcatgcaaaataaatatattattctcAAAATAAGTGTTCATGAATCCCAACattttgaaacaaacaaaacaaaactttcaAGAAGTGACCAAAatattcaaaaagaaaaatactCTATCTGCGACAGCTACACCTATGATGAGcatatttttaatttctgtaGGCCTTAGTGTTGGGaacgttactttaaaaaagtagttatagttactcacaaaagtaactgagttagtaactgaattacactataataaaagtaacttgttaccagggaaagtaactatttgtgttactgtaaaaaaaaaaaagttgctctAAGTCTAGCTATGAGAATTTTGCTTTTTTTGAAATGCCAGTTGAAATGAGTAGAATAGACAAGTGTTTGTAAATAACTTTCGATATTTATTGCCAGTGTTGGTCAAGTtactttaaaggtcctgttcttcgcgattccatctttcaaactttagttagtgtgtaatgttgctgttggagcataaataatacctgtaaaattataaagttcaaagttcaatgccaagcaagatattttatttaacagaagttccctttcaaagcctacagcgaacggccggtttggacctaaccctctgcccacaagaatatgcaaaaaaagggggcgtggttttgttgctctcccacgtagatggtaagaggcgggacctttccgggcaaagtgcgctaagctgctgtccaatcacaacacggtgACCGCTGGcacaatcagaactcgttacgtgtttctaaaggagggacttcatagaacaaggaaatcatcaggccgtttttaggacagagaaaacagcgctgtacagataagtcaattgtgtggaaaaatactgtttttttacacacgaaacatgaactcatgttatattgcacactgtaaacacaatcttcaagcttcaaaaaaacatgaaaaatgggacctttaaaaaagtaattagttatagttactagttacttctcACAAATAACTAAATTGGTAACATTAGTTacatcattataaaagtaaattacCAGGAAAAGTAACTactgttacacttttttttaaatgttcaaataggTAAAATTAACTTGGATGCccccaatattaaatgttaaatgaatgaaatggacactaaatagaataaattattattataaaacattgtacacaaatctacactattttaatgttgctgtgggacaatgtgagacacctatcaaattcaatacattattgtaaatatcagtagcctaatatagtagaacaataaaacaaaatagattgtttagaactgtaatatttattgcacagaCCCCCCACTGGCCATCAAATAggcctaaatataaaaataaatgatgccACCCAAGCTCCATGATCCAGATCCACCCAAGCTCCATGATCCAGATCCACCCAAGCTCCATAATCCAGGTCCGCCCAAGCTCCATGATCCAGGTCCGCCCAAGCTCCATGATCAAGGTCCACCCAAGCATCATAATCCAGGTCCGCCCAAGCTCCATGATCCAAGTCTGCCCAAGCTCCATGATCCAGGTCCACCCAAGCTCCATGATCTAGGTCCACCCATGCTCCGTGATCCAGGTTTGCCCACGCTCCAAGATCCAGGTCCACCCAAGCTCCATGATCCAGGTCCGCCCATGCTCCATCATACAGGTCCGCCTAAACTCCATAATCCCGGTCCGCCCAAGATCCATGATCCAGGTCTGCCCATGCTCCATGATCCAGGTCTTCCCGTGCTCCATGATCCAGGTCCGCCCATGCTCCAGGATCCAGGTCCGCCCAAGCTCCATGATCCAGGTCCACCCAAGCTCCATAATCCAGGTCCGCCCAAGCTCCATGATCCAGGTCCACCCACGCTCCATAATCCAGGTCTGCCCAAGCTCCATGAGCCAGGTCCACCCACGCTCCATAATCCAGGTCCACCCAAGCTCCATGATCCAGGTCCACCCACGCTCCATGATCCAGGTCCACCCACACTCCATAATCCAGGTCTGCCCAAGCTCCAAGATCCAGGTCCACCCACGCTCCATAATCCAGGTCTGCCCAAGCTCCATGATCCAGGTCCACCCACGCTCCATGATCCAGGTCCACCCACGCTCCATGATCCAAGTTCGCCCAAGCTCCATGATCAAGGTCTGCCCAAGCTCCATGATCCAGGTCCACCCACGCTCCATAATCCAGGTCTGCCCAAGCTCCATGATTCAGGTCCACCCATGCTCCATAATCCAGGTCTGTCCAAACTCCATGATCCAGGTCCACCCACGCTCCATGATCCAGGTCCGCCCAGGCTCCATGATCCAGGTCCGCCCAAGCTCCATGATCCAGGTCCACCCATGCTCCATAATCCAGGTCCACCCATGCTCCATAATCCAGGTCCGCCCAAGCTCCATGATCCAGGTCCACCCACGCTCCATGATCCAGGTCCACCCACGCTCCATGATCCAGGTCCGCCCAAGCTCCATGATCCAGGTCCACCCATGCTCCATGATCCAGGTCCACCCATGCTCCATAATCCAGGTCCGCCCAAGCTCCATGATCCAGGTCCACCCACGCTCCATGATCCAGGTCCACCCACGCTCCATAATCCAGGTCTGCCCAAGCTCCATGATCAAGGTCCACCCATGCTCCATAATCCAGGTCCACCCATGCTCCATAATCCAGGTCCGCCCAAGCTCCATGATCCAGGTCCACCCACGCTCCATGATCCAGGTCCACCCACGCTCCATGATCCAGGTCCGCCCAAGCTCCATGATCCAGGTCCACCCATGCTCCATGATCCAGGTCCACCCATGCTCCATAATCCAGGTCCACCCAAGCTCCATGATCCAGGTCCACCCACGCTCCATGATCCAGGTCCACCCACGCTCCATAATCCAGGTCTGCCCAAGCTCCATGATCCAGGTCCGCCCAAGCTCCATGATCCAGGTCCGCCCAAGCTCCATGATCCAGGTCCACCCACGCTCCATAATCCAGGTCCACCCATGCTCCCAGACCCATCTAAGGCGTGCCAGGGCCCGCAGTCAATGATTGCACCCCCTAGGCTTTTGTGGGTGTTTTGGTTTTGGTTGGGCGTCTGGAGTTGGCCATAGAAGGGGGGATCTGTCAGTATGTCATGGTTTGTTTCTTGTTCATGTTCCATGCTCTTAGTTTATCATGTTCACTATCATGTTCTGTCAAGTTTCCTGATTATCATGTGATTTTCATGCCATCTTCTGTTCTTGTTATTTTGTCATTGGTTCATTGGTCAAAGTCCCAGTAACAGTGacttctgatgtgtagctaatcattcaagttcacacagactttctttctataTCGTTTAATAGTGTCAGTCCTgcagctggccgtcttgatgcatcagtgaatcaagccaatgactaaaacgatcatcttcacgtcatttctgttagcagcatgaaacaaatctgttacgcaaatgattaaactacagaacGCGATCAacgaacactctttataatgtttggCTCGGTCAATCACACTTATATTTGCAGTGCACACCTGCCCAAACTGCcgtttgaatgacgctgctgtagtaattatgctcaacagaagctcttactgtattcatgtcgtgTGTTTGCTGTTAGCTGTCGTGAAAGccttttgtgagagaaataacgttgcaaaattcactcgtgtttattcagagctatcagatacaaacaaaataaactcgcGCACTCATCAACTCGGTAGGCTACAATATCACTTCattctcagcaatctttccccagctccgtctctctctgtctctctcgaGCTGCTGCTGCCTGACAAAACCTCGCCCCCTCCGCacataatctcatttcaaatgcaaagatgtcagccaatcacaacagtgggtgggtgttttcactgaagactcacagcagacacgcctcttgaaacagagcattccagccagagggctaatatcattatagaaaaaatgcctttatttctaaattatgaaattttttgatgtaaaaaccatactaacaatataagtacacctcaggaaacattataaaataataaaataatacatgccatgggacctttaatcaTTGTTCACATGTGTGTCTTGTCTAGTCATTAGTCCTGGTGTATTTAAGCCCTTGTGTTTGCCATGTGTCCTTGAATGTCTGTGTAACCTGCTGTTGGTGAGTTTTATGTTTTGCCACGCCACGCCACGCCATGCCATGCCAAgtctttgtttcttgttttgccATGCCAAGTCCTTCTTTTATGTTTTGGattatgaatatttttatatttaaataaactgcactaaatatatatttgaataaactgcacttgAAGTGAACTTCCGTTACACTAAAAAACATGAACACTTAGAGCACACTGTTTTAAAGGATTTTTGTATCATCATACGTCTGCATGACGTTTCAAAGGCTTAAAGTCTGACATTAATTAACCATTCACTTGCACGTTCGAAGCAAGAAGGGGGAAATTCTGATATACCAAGTTGTATGGAAATTCAATAGCATTGTGAACAGAGAGATACATCACATGTTACTGGAAGCATTGTGAgagtatgattatgattatttgtTTCCCTTCTCACCCTCTCAGCACTGAGTCCCAAGGACCTGCTGGCCCCTGTCCTATACCACGGTTACTACATTCGTCCCCGCATCAACAAGCAGCTCGAGAGGGGCTTCTCTCAAGTAGACAGTGAAGATGACTGGTATCGAGTTTTGCTGGATGTGTGCCAGTTCACACCAGATGAGATCAGTGTGCGAACTGTGGACAATCTGTTAGAGGTGACTGGGCGTCACGCTCAGCGAATGGACCAGCATGGCTTTGTGAGTCGTGAGTTTACCCGCACATATATCTTGCCAATGGGTGTGGACCCGCTGCTGGTGCAGGTGTCTATCTCACATGACGGGATACTATGTATTCAGGCACCACGAAAAACTGAGGACCTGGAGCCTAAAATCAACCAGCTCAAGATTAAAGTGGACAAGAAGGAAAGCAAAAGTTAATCAAGTGGACTCATTTAAGACCCCATAGAATAGTCTATGGAGTTGGAACACTTGtgtgttcatttttttattttttttaaattgaatattttgaatcaTCAGAAGTTCTCTTAGTTCTGTTCTCTTCCAACCACACAAGTTAGTGATGCTGTTTGTAAATGTTCGTTGGAActatggtttcgggaaacagactcgttgaactatgttgataaCAACGGAACTTGCAACCATAGTTGGCTAACAATGCctttgggaaacgcaccccagcATGACAAAACTTTTACTGGAACAAATCACCTTCCCTGCCTTTAATTGTATAATGTGCTGCGATtcacgtgaacagtgtgagaaacacggactcgggaacgctcttgttcagaaaagtattcattttagccaattgtaatgtatttagttcaataaaacacatgtgcTGTAGCCTatgtggtgatggtgttaatgatttacctcggaTATGAGCGAGAGGGAGTTTGTAGTGTATTCACGCAttgcgctcggactgcagagaatgtgctcagtgtaaaaactgacttttctttcgacctggagtctaataaaaggtaaacagaaaatatgtttttaaaaatcaaaatgtagAACATCTAATATGTGGCAAGAAAGTATTGTTGGTGAATAttctttattattaattaataataataatgaattcattatcattattattaatattagtcAACCATTATTCTTCATGATACAGTTTGTTTATTGGCTTACATAATAATCAAGTCAAActaactaaaggaaacactgatctccataatggtgaccaaacattttcaataaaaccttAAAATCTAAACCTATTAATTCTCAATCAGAGCTTAGATGTCTTTCATTGTTGaaactaaactctgcaggacagcgacACACTAGGACCAAACTGAGGAAACTAATGGTATAATTGTACCCTaaggaccaattgtgtacctttaaaggtacagttatTCATTTTGTTCCCCAAGGAATTGTACCTCcagtgtaccttttttctgagagtgtacaaataaatgtacaaaaaagGTAGTGTataaagttgtccttttaagtGTCCTTCCCCAAGTGACAAGCTGCCCTAAAGGCAAATATTTGCACATCTGAGATTGTTGACATCTGAGTGTATTGTAAAAACtctttcttgagcaccaaatatgcatattagaatgatttctgaaaaaatactgagtaatgttgctgaaaattcagctttgatctcaggaataaataacattattaaatatatactgaaatagattttttaatacgttaaaatagaaaatagaaaACAGATATATAGTATAtgacaatattactgtttttgtcaaataaatgaATCCTTGGTGGCAATGGTGATCATAAGAGACTTGATTTAAAACCTTTTAAAAAATCACTTTGTAAGTTATTCAGTTATGGTTGAGGTTTACACTTTACATCAGAGAGTAAAACAGTACACACTGAAATTTTATGGCACGTTAATTTCCCATGTATGGGATAAACTTGCTGGATGTGTGTTGCTAGATGAATATTGTTTTGTAATAAACTTTTCTGTTTAGctaacaagtatttaaaatgggtTTGACTCAGTTTTGTGATATcgaaatataaaacatttttaaaccgGTTTCCCAAGTTCATCTATTGATTGTCCAAAAAGATAGTCTCGCCATACATTTTAGTTGGCCATTGGTTGAGCCAATGTTGCTATGTTAAATTTGTGACAAAGGTGacagatatttttttctgtattgtgTTTGTGAGATCTTAGTACAATGGATTGTGGAGAGAAAAAATCATAAGGCTTAGTTCTACCCATCTGTTTTTGAATGGATGAAAGCAGGTCTGATTTCAAGTTTCAGTCAATTGAAAGACGGAGTTTAAGCAGATTTAATGATAATGGACATTTCACTGGAAGGTGGttaaacattttgaatataGTGAATTTCATTTTCATGCCCAAACAAAAAGATTATAGCGTCAAGAAAATTACACATTATTGTTTCACATTCACATGTGTGTGGATATATCAATAGCATAAAATGCTAGTAGTCCAATGTAAACTAAGGAAGTTCTCTGTAAACACAAGGAGATCTTGTTACCTAACTACTTTCATCATGTTTGTAAATGAATGACTGCAAAGATATTAAAATATACAACATTAAAGATATTGTCAAACATTCATGACCTCAAGGTCAGCCTCAACGATAGGGGCAATGCAGTTGGAAGTACAAAGGTAGCTTTCTTTAAGAGGAACACCTGCAGGACTCTAGTTACAGAGGAACAAGGAAATGGAATATGAGCAAATGATCAACACTAGGCTAACTGTGCTCTGTCGACGATCTCTGCCATGGGAAACAATGTAACCAAAGCAGTGGAAAAGTGAGTAGTCAAAAATTTGTATCTttgaattgttttaaacatACCAGGCATGATTTACAGTATTTATCTATTCAAATGCAACAGAGTTCAATGACATGTGATTGTTTTATAGCAATAAGCTCTTGATGGGGAGGAAACTACTTTAAACTAGATTCATTTGTGTAACTAAATAGTGTTCTGACCACTATTTAACATAATGCTAACTTCATACTTTGAGAAACTGTGATCCCCTTTGTCTATTCATAACTGATATGAAGTTAAGCTGTCGAAATTATTTGACACTATAAAAGCCAaaccatatatatatttgcatcATTCAGAAAAGTGGAAAACCAATTGATATTAGCATTTAACAAAGCAgacaaagtttttaaaaaaaagtaaattttagCATTTTTATATAAAGTACTCACAGAATATGCATTTAATGtgtaatttcataattacttCTGTCTTTAAAATATGGCTTAAGACTTTTAAGTATTATGGTAAACTTAAAATAtactagaattttttttttttactgaaacttGTATGTCATGTAgtatatttgtaattaaacaTTTGTAATGATGAAGTTGCAATTGTGCATattaactttaaatgtaatatgaAATACAATACTTTTATTTGGCATTACAAAGTGTACTTTTTAGATACTTAAAGTTAAGAAACAGACatggtttatataattaatactatattaaaatatactGACAAATGTTAGATTTGAGGTACTCGATTCAACAGTTAAGTGTGCTTCATTTTCACAAGGGATAAGTCAATCAATGATCAACTATGCCATTTAGGGAAATAGACAACAGAACAAATAAACCAACTTCTGTATTTGAGTTGTGTATTTCTTTTGTTCTTTAGATGGGGGATAAATCCAAGAAAACTTTCACAAAAA from Pseudorasbora parva isolate DD20220531a chromosome 3, ASM2467924v1, whole genome shotgun sequence carries:
- the hspb2 gene encoding heat shock protein beta-2 is translated as MADRTVPHAYPMSMDYEMCSPPRIYDQNFGEALSPKDLLAPVLYHGYYIRPRINKQLERGFSQVDSEDDWYRVLLDVCQFTPDEISVRTVDNLLEVTGRHAQRMDQHGFVSREFTRTYILPMGVDPLLVQVSISHDGILCIQAPRKTEDLEPKINQLKIKVDKKESKS